A stretch of the Streptococcus suis genome encodes the following:
- a CDS encoding threonine dehydratase, whose protein sequence is MISARDIKQAYSVLKDVVVRTPLDFNRYLSERYGASIYIKRENEQRVRSFKIRGAYYAISQLTDADKANGVVCASAGNHAQGVAYTCKEMQIPATIFMPITTPQQKIGQVKFFGGEFVEIRLVGDTFDESATAAMKYTKETGKTFIDPFDDPNVQAGQGTVAYEILEEAEDQSVSFDQLLVPVGGGGLIAGVSAYLKDQAPEIKIVGVEASGARSMKAAFDKGRPVKLEHIDKFADGIAVQKVGKTTYEVARKNVDQLIAVDEGRISETILDLYSKLGIVAEPAGAATIAALEVIKDQIKGQTICCIISGGNNDINRMPEMEERALIYEGIKHYFVVNFPQRPGALREFVNHILGPNDDITRFEYIKRANKGTGPVLIGIALGDKRDYAEFIARLEQFDPQYINLHENDSLYKMLV, encoded by the coding sequence ATGATTTCAGCAAGAGATATTAAGCAAGCGTATTCAGTTCTGAAAGACGTTGTCGTCCGGACTCCATTGGATTTTAACCGCTATTTATCTGAAAGATATGGAGCAAGCATCTATATCAAGAGAGAAAATGAACAGCGGGTTCGCTCGTTTAAAATTCGCGGTGCTTATTATGCCATTTCACAATTGACAGATGCAGACAAAGCGAATGGAGTTGTTTGCGCATCTGCTGGTAACCATGCCCAAGGGGTAGCGTATACCTGTAAAGAAATGCAGATTCCAGCAACAATTTTTATGCCAATAACGACACCTCAACAAAAAATTGGACAAGTTAAGTTTTTTGGTGGAGAGTTTGTCGAGATTCGTTTGGTTGGGGATACCTTTGATGAGTCGGCTACAGCGGCGATGAAGTATACTAAGGAAACGGGAAAAACATTTATTGACCCCTTTGATGATCCAAATGTACAAGCAGGCCAAGGTACTGTTGCTTATGAAATTCTTGAGGAAGCTGAAGATCAGTCTGTGAGTTTTGATCAGCTACTTGTCCCAGTTGGTGGAGGAGGTCTAATTGCTGGGGTCTCTGCCTATCTGAAAGACCAAGCACCTGAGATTAAAATTGTTGGTGTAGAGGCGAGTGGTGCAAGGTCAATGAAGGCTGCTTTTGATAAAGGTCGCCCTGTTAAGTTGGAGCATATTGATAAATTCGCAGATGGTATTGCAGTTCAAAAAGTTGGAAAAACAACTTATGAGGTGGCTCGCAAAAATGTTGATCAACTGATTGCCGTTGACGAGGGTCGGATTTCGGAAACCATTTTGGATCTATATTCAAAATTGGGAATTGTTGCGGAACCTGCTGGCGCAGCAACCATTGCGGCACTTGAAGTTATCAAGGATCAAATAAAGGGTCAAACGATTTGCTGTATCATTTCTGGAGGAAATAATGATATTAACCGTATGCCAGAAATGGAAGAGCGTGCTCTAATTTATGAGGGGATTAAACATTATTTTGTGGTCAATTTTCCTCAAAGACCGGGAGCTCTTCGTGAATTTGTTAACCACATTTTAGGTCCGAATGATGATATTACACGGTTTGAATACATAAAACGTGCGAATAAAGGAACGGGTCCGGTTTTAATTGGGATTGCATTGGGTGATAAGAGGGATTACGCTGAGTTTATTGCACGACTAGAACAATTTGATCCTCAATATATCAATTTGCATGAGAATGATTCGCTTTATAAAATGCTAGTTTAG